The Phaeacidiphilus oryzae TH49 region GAGCAGCACCTCGACGGTCTCCGGCGCGAGCCGCGGGGTGCGGCGGTGCAGCAGAGCGAAGGGGCCGGCCTCGCCGGAGGCGAGTCGGCGGAGGAGTGAGCCGGCGTCGGACGCGGATGCGGGCATGTCGGGGGGTCCTCTCGAAGTCCTGGGACTGGGGGATCGGGGAGGACGCCCGGTGAAACCGCGACGGCCGCCCCGTGGGGCGGCCGTGGTGTCGTCGTTAGGAACGCACGAGGAGTGGGCCGCCTCGGGAAGCGGGCCACCACCAGGAGAAGGTGCGGAGTGCGTTCACGGCCCCGACTCTAGCGGATCGGGGGCCCGTGCCGCGGTGTGTGCTTCGAATCTCACCCTTCGGGCGCGGCCGAGATCGCCGGTCGCCCTGCCTTAACCTTGTCCCCGTGACCGTGAACGACGTATTCCCCTGGCGAACCCTTCCGGCGGTGCAGCAGCCCGAGTACCCGGACCAGGACGCACTGCACGGCGTCCTGACCGAACTCGCGTCGTATCCGCCGCTGGTCTTCGCCGGCGAGTGCGATCAACTGCGGGACCGGCTGGCGGCCGTGGCGCGCGGCGAGGCCTTCGTCCTCCAGGGCGGCGACTGCGCGGAGGCCTTCGACGGCGTCTCCGCCGAGCACATCCGCAACAAGCTCAAGACCCTGCTGCAGATGGCGGTCGTCCTCACCTACGCGGCCAAGGTGCCGGTGGTGAAGATCGGCCGGATCGCCGGCCAGTACTCCAAGCCGCGCTCCAAGAACGTGGAGACCCGGGACGGCGTGACGCTCCCGGTCTACCGCGGCGACTCGGTGAACGGCTTCGAGTTCACCGAGGAGTCCCGGGTCCCGGACCCGGAGCGGCTGAAGCGGATGTACCACGCCTCCGCCTCCACGCTGAACCTGGTCCGCGCGTTCACCACCGGCGGCTACGCCGACCTGCGGCAGGTGCACGCCTGGAACCAGGACTTCGTCCGCAACTCCCCGGCCGGGCAGCGCTACGAGCGGCTGGCCAAGGAGATCGACAACGCCCTGGCCTTCATGAACGCCTGCGGGGTCGACCCGGAGGAGTTCCGCACCGTCGAGTTCTACTCCTCGCACGAGGCGCTGCTGCTGGACTACGAGACGGCGCTGACCCGCACCGACTCGCGGACCGGCAAGCTCTACGACGTCTCGGGGCACATGGTCTGGATCGGCGAGCGCACCCGCCAACTCGACCACGCCCACGTGGAGTTCGCCCGGAACATCCGCAACCCGATCGGCGTCAAGCTCGGCCCGACGACCTCCGCGGACGACGCGCTGACCCTGATCGACAAGCTGGACCCGGAGCGCGAGCCGGGCCGCCTGACCTTCATCACCCGCATGGGGGCCGGCCGGATCCGGGACGTCCTCCCGGGCCTGGTGGAGAAGGTCACCGCGACCGGGGCGCAGGTCGCCTGGATCTGCGACCCGATGCACGGCAACACGTTCGAGGCGACCAGCGG contains the following coding sequences:
- a CDS encoding class II 3-deoxy-7-phosphoheptulonate synthase; protein product: MTVNDVFPWRTLPAVQQPEYPDQDALHGVLTELASYPPLVFAGECDQLRDRLAAVARGEAFVLQGGDCAEAFDGVSAEHIRNKLKTLLQMAVVLTYAAKVPVVKIGRIAGQYSKPRSKNVETRDGVTLPVYRGDSVNGFEFTEESRVPDPERLKRMYHASASTLNLVRAFTTGGYADLRQVHAWNQDFVRNSPAGQRYERLAKEIDNALAFMNACGVDPEEFRTVEFYSSHEALLLDYETALTRTDSRTGKLYDVSGHMVWIGERTRQLDHAHVEFARNIRNPIGVKLGPTTSADDALTLIDKLDPEREPGRLTFITRMGAGRIRDVLPGLVEKVTATGAQVAWICDPMHGNTFEATSGHKTRRFDDVLDEVKGFFEVHRALGTHPGGVHMELTGDDVTECIGGGDEVFVDDLHQRYETACDPRLNRSQSLDLAFLVAEMYRSQS